Proteins from one Acropora muricata isolate sample 2 chromosome 9, ASM3666990v1, whole genome shotgun sequence genomic window:
- the LOC136927718 gene encoding F-box/LRR-repeat protein 20-like: protein MDNVSSPIELEKTFANLNSLRIVHCQNCSSFKDTHIDILANCCPALESLCLTGCIYVTGTSFPCLLTQCRSLQTLLLSCTRLRNQNLLRTDWSRTTIKELDISYCYGIAETGLMEMLPRLTSMRYLQLSFCGWGRALSDQVINVMSENQYKNLQTLDIHSSFNITGEMLCRFVRKCPALNTLCVGSAITSNEELELLLQSLPNLKNFYITKQATIKTETVFACMKNFCQHIKTLALYNFYAINKCRVEEAMIELVLACKSLRVLCIRGTNVPLRTELASMAIKVKKVAKRDDLEISRKPHFLLSGAKVCLDNVMRCSTLPI, encoded by the coding sequence ATGGATAATGTCAGCTCACCGATTGAATTAGAAAAGACTTTTGCGAATTTGAACAGTTTACGCATAGTTCACTGCCAAAACTGCTCTTCATTTAAGGATACTCATATCGACATCTTGGCAAATTGTTGCCCCGCACTGGAATCGCTTTGCCTAACAGGATGCATTTACGTCACAGGAACGTCGTTTCCGTGTCTGTTGACCCAATGTAGGAGCCTTCAAACTTTGCTTCTTAGCTGTACCAGGTTGCGAAACCAAAACTTGCTGCGCACAGACTGGAGCCGAACAACTATCAAAGAGCTTGACATTTCCTACTGTTACGGAATCGCAGAAACTGGACTCATGGAAATGCTGCCAAGACTAACTAGCATGCGCTATCTGCAATTGTCGTTTTGTGGATGGGGAAGGGCTTTAAGCGACCAAGTTATCAACGTCATGTCAGAAAATCAATACAAAAACCTGCAAACACTTGACATACATAGCAGTTTTAATATAACTGGTGAGATGCTTTGCAGGTTTGTCAGAAAATGCCCAGCCCTTAACACGCTTTGCGTCGGGAGCGCAATTACATCTAACGAAGAACTGGAGTTGTTGTTGCAAAGTTTACCAAATTTAAAGAATTTCTACATCACAAAACAAGCCACTATCAAAACAGAAACCGTCTTTGCCTGCATGAAGAATTTTTGCCAGCATATTAAAACCTTAGCTCTTTACAATTTCTACGCAATAAATAAATGTCGCGTAGAAGAAGCGATGATCGAGCTGGTTTTAGCTTGCAAGTCGCTCAGAGTTCTTTGTATTCGAGGAACTAACGTTCCCCTAAGGACTGAATTAGCGAGCATGGCTATCAAGGTTAAGAAAGTCGCAAAAAGAGACGATTTAGAAATATCGCGAAAACCTCACTTTTTGTTATCAGGTGCAAAAGTATGTTTGGATAATGTTATGCGATGTTCAACTCTTCCAATTTGA